The nucleotide sequence AATGAAAGACCAACTCAGCTTCGAGGATTTGCATAGTCGCCTGATTTGCCTGACAGAGGAGCACAAGGCGAAGATTCGCACCAAGTCGGATATTGAACAGGCCATTAAGGATAATCAGTGTGCGCGCTGGTACATCAAGAGTGCTCCATTCCTCAAACGATGCCTCTTCGAGTTCTCACAGGGTGTGTGTGATTACATACCCTCGTTCCTTCTGCAGGGAGGAAGATCGAGGCGGGAGTTGCAGCTGCTGCCAGGGAACGCATCCACAGAAACCCAACTTCAGGCCCAGGTTATGGCCATGACCATGGCGGAGGCCCAGGCTCTAGTTGTTCCACAGGCAAACAGCAAGCAAACGCCAGTGGAGGAGGAACCAATTGTCCAGTGCAAACGAAGACTCAACGAGGCCGTTATCAAGGAGAAGATGATGCAGACGGACACGAGGTTGGCCAAGTTGGTGGGCAATATGGTGGCCCACTTCTACAATGGCACACACGACGCACAGCGTTTGGGTGAGGAGATTGTCGAGGATCTGGTCAACTCCTGGTCGATCGTCCTGGTGGCTTGTTTCTGCACTCTGGTTGCCTCACTTATCTATATCGCTCTGATGCGCTGGCTCTCGGCTCCGATCCTCTGGTTCTCCATCTTCGGTGTACTTATCGGCCTTTTGGTGGGCATCTACTACACAGTGAAACAGTACATTTTCTGGGAGAAGACGCCGACGGTGCCGCTGCACGGTTTGAATCTGCAATCCCAGGTGAAGAACGTCCTGCAAAACCAGAACACCTGGCTCTATCTGTCCATTTTCGTGGGCGTGTGCTTCGTCGTCATCCTGTTGCTGGTGATTGTGCTGAGAAAGCGCATACGGATAGCGATTGCCCTGACCAAGGAGGGCAGCAAGGCGGTGAGCAGTGTGATTAGCACCGTTTTCTTCCCCATCTTCTCCTGGATACTCTTCATGGCCGCCATAGCGTTTGCCATCGGCGTGGGTCTGTACCTGGGCTCCATTGGAGATCCTTCGTTTAGAATGGTCCGTCAGTTGACGGAAAGTGGAGAAGTGACCACCGAGGATTGCATCTGCGAGGGCCCAGCAATTAATTATACAGTCGGCGGTTCTTGTGACCCGAATGTGTTCCAGCAAAGCTGCTCCGTTCGGCAGACCGCATTTTTCCAAACGCAGCGCATATCCTGCACGAAAACTACCTGCAGCTTTGACTCGATAGTCAATCCGTTAAAAATTAAGTGGGCCATCTTCTACAACGTCTTCGGCTTCCTCTGGCTGAGCTTCTTCATCTCTGCGTTTAGCTACATGGTGTTGGCTTCCACGTTCGCCCGATGGTATTGGACCTTTAAGAAGAGGGATGTGCCGTACTTTACCCTCACAAGGGCCTTCTGCCAAACCGCTTTCTATCACCTGGGAACGGTGGCGTTCGGTTCGCTCATCCTGGCTATCGTCCGGCTGATCCGTTTGGTGCTAGAGTACATCCATGAAAAGCTGAAGAAGTACGACAATGCGGTGACACGAGCCATCCTCTGCTGCATGCGCTGCTTTTTCTGGCTGCTTGAGACTTTCCTCAAGTTCCTTAACCGAAATGCCTACATCATGTGCGCCATCCACGGCAAGAACTTTTGCTCCAGTGCCGCGGACTCGTTTAACCTGATTATGAGGAACTTCCTGCGTGTGG is from Drosophila suzukii chromosome 3, CBGP_Dsuzu_IsoJpt1.0, whole genome shotgun sequence and encodes:
- the Ctl2 gene encoding choline transporter-like 2, which codes for MTESVELMNKYGEPLRYDRNFTGPRQKDRSCTDVPCLLLFALFLAGWGYIAHYAITRGDLNLLLVPTDSFNRKCGMDSGVLNKKNLFFFDMNKCIDPIVPLTGCPTPQVCVETCPRQTFVWDTMKDQLSFEDLHSRLICLTEEHKAKIRTKSDIEQAIKDNQCARWYIKSAPFLKRCLFEFSQGVCDYIPSFLLQGGRSRRELQLLPGNASTETQLQAQVMAMTMAEAQALVVPQANSKQTPVEEEPIVQCKRRLNEAVIKEKMMQTDTRLAKLVGNMVAHFYNGTHDAQRLGEEIVEDLVNSWSIVLVACFCTLVASLIYIALMRWLSAPILWFSIFGVLIGLLVGIYYTVKQYIFWEKTPTVPLHGLNLQSQVKNVLQNQNTWLYLSIFVGVCFVVILLLVIVLRKRIRIAIALTKEGSKAVSSVISTVFFPIFSWILFMAAIAFAIGVGLYLGSIGDPSFRMVRQLTESGEVTTEDCICEGPAINYTVGGSCDPNVFQQSCSVRQTAFFQTQRISCTKTTCSFDSIVNPLKIKWAIFYNVFGFLWLSFFISAFSYMVLASTFARWYWTFKKRDVPYFTLTRAFCQTAFYHLGTVAFGSLILAIVRLIRLVLEYIHEKLKKYDNAVTRAILCCMRCFFWLLETFLKFLNRNAYIMCAIHGKNFCSSAADSFNLIMRNFLRVVTLDQVTDFLFFLSKLLLTAGAGVSTYYFLANNPAIIQLHYNAVPTTVVVIAAFFITSVFFGVYSTAVDTLFLCFLEDCERNDGSPEKPFFMSKQLMKILGKKNNLPPRQRRGK